A stretch of Bombina bombina isolate aBomBom1 chromosome 2, aBomBom1.pri, whole genome shotgun sequence DNA encodes these proteins:
- the LOC128647329 gene encoding E3 ubiquitin/ISG15 ligase TRIM25-like, with translation MASADLSEELSCPICLSIFTDPVNLKCGHNFCLSCIESVLGTQGESGVYTCPECRETFTKKPKLLSNIALCNVMKHLKIIQPEQKDTGIFCTYCIHSPVPAVKSCLLCEASLCNTHLGVHSKSEEHVLTKPTTSWSNRKCSKHKKLLEYYCTEHAVCICVSCSMAGEHRGHQLELLNEAFERRKKKMKNVLQKLTTKREKTEKRVQSLQEHRRGVPEKAAGITERLTALIRDIRKQLEYLEKRVLSDITLQQEQVLLTISDLIQQLEKEKDELTRKMCQIEELYKMTDPLTVLQEQESQRDDLCGVEKRDNEDTQIDDKQVPAGGAFDEDLISMTLYTGLADILTDVKKGLYMHVKSDISLGINTAANIVIVSGDLKTVSWSDINQHRPETPDTFTYDPQVLSTRSFSSGRHYWEVKTSESGGWCVGVCYPSMGRGGPQSLIGNNNKSWGLYSYYKDLSVVHNAIRTSLPPPLSCDTVGILLDYEAGRLYFYELCNPIRHLHTVTVTFSEPLHAAFGVWGDGACVKIMS, from the coding sequence ATGGCGTCTGCTGATCTGAGTGAGGAGCTATCCTGCCCCATCTGTCTGAGCATTTTTACAGATCCTGTAAATCTAAAATGTGGCCATAACTTCTGCTTGAGCTGTATTGAGAGTGTGCTGGGTACCCAGGGGGAGTCTGGGGTTTATACCTGTCCTGAGTGCAGGGAAACTTTTACTAAGAAACCTAAACTGCTGAGCAACATAGCGCTGTGTAATGTAATGAAGCATTTAAAGATTATTCAACCAGAGCAAAAAGACACTGGGATCTTCTGCACTTATTGTATTCACTCTCCTGTACCTGCTGTTAAATCCTGTCTGCTGTGTGAGGCTTCTCTGTGTAATACCCACCTGGGGGTACATAGCAAGTCTGAGGAACACGTCTTAACTAAACCCACCACTTCCTggagtaacagaaaatgctccaaacACAAGAAACTCCTGGAATATTACTGCACTGAGCatgctgtctgtatctgtgtgtcctgctccatggccggagagcacaggggacaccagctGGAACTGCTGAATGAGGCTTTtgagagaaggaaaaagaaaatgaaaaatgttctgcagaaattgaccacaaagagagagaagaCTGAGAAGAGAGTTCAGAGTCTGCaggagcacaggagaggggtgccaGAGAAAGCAGCTGGTATAACAGAGCgcctcactgccctgattagggacatcagaaAACAGCTGGAatacctagagaagcgagtcctgagtgacatCACactgcagcaggagcaggttttactcacaatatctgatctgatccagcagctggaaaaagagaaggACGAGCTGACCAGGAAGATGTGCCAAATTGAGGAGCTATACAagatgactgacccattaactgtcctacaagagcAGGAATCACAAAGAGATGACCTTTGTGGTGTTGAGAAGAGAGATAACGAGGACACACAGATAGATGATAAACAGGTCCCTGCTGGGGGGGCTTTTGATGAGGATCTGATCTCAATGACCTTATACACAGGTTTAGCTGATATTTTGACTGATGTAAAGAAAGGGCTGTATATGCATGTGAAATCAGACATATCACTGGGTATAAACACAGCTGCTAATATTGTTATTGTATCAGGTGACCTGAAAACTGTATCCTGGTCAGATATAAACCAGCATCGACCAGAAACACCAGACACATTTACATATGATCCTCAGGTATTAAGCACTAGGAGCTTTTCCTCAGGACGACATTACTGGGAAGTGAAGACCAGTGAATCAGGGGGCTGGTGTGTAGGGGTGTGTTATCCCAGTATGGGGAGGGGAGGACCTCAGTCTCTTATAGGAAATAATAACAAGTCCTGGGGTTTGTATAGTTATTACAAAGACCTTTCAGTGGTACATAACGCAATACGTACCTCATTACCTCCTCCTCTATCATGTGACACAGTAGGAATACTGCTGGACTATGAGGCTGGGCGTCTGTACTTTTATGAGCTATGTAACCCAATCAGACACTTACACACCGTCACTGTCACCTTCTCTGAGCCTCTTCATGCTGCATTCGGTGTATGGGGTGATGGTGCCTGTGTGAAAATCATGAGCTAA